The following proteins come from a genomic window of Pseudomonas sp. J452:
- a CDS encoding ABC transporter substrate-binding protein — translation MRLSTLARMLLYALSLWLGMVSAQARELVVGGIPEEPVRYVDPRDGVIKGLDVDVLAHILTRLGVDYRIVLESSAARLENNWRQGKVYDMVFTYSFKDERTPYLLYAREAHIHNNWYFFALKENLGRWDYQHFADLKGLRVGATQGFSYTKEFWTAVEAGIWHTDLVTQPALQMQKLLHGRIDIVPLPAMVTLYGAHQGGYAERIGYLPKPIKSEAYFNTFVKGSTYPGLEMLAERYDEELRRMKQDGSLLAIYRRYGLEAHYPF, via the coding sequence ATGCGCCTATCTACGCTTGCCCGCATGTTGCTCTATGCACTGTCGCTATGGCTGGGCATGGTGTCGGCGCAGGCCCGGGAGCTGGTGGTTGGCGGTATTCCTGAGGAGCCAGTGCGTTATGTCGATCCGCGCGACGGGGTAATCAAGGGGCTCGATGTCGATGTGCTCGCGCATATCCTGACTCGCCTCGGTGTGGATTATCGAATTGTGCTGGAGTCATCCGCCGCTCGCCTGGAGAACAACTGGCGGCAAGGCAAGGTGTACGACATGGTGTTCACCTATTCCTTCAAGGATGAGCGCACGCCCTATCTGCTCTATGCCCGGGAAGCGCATATCCATAACAACTGGTACTTCTTCGCGCTCAAGGAAAATCTGGGGCGCTGGGATTACCAGCACTTTGCTGATCTGAAAGGCCTACGGGTCGGCGCGACTCAGGGTTTCTCCTATACCAAGGAGTTCTGGACTGCCGTGGAGGCGGGTATCTGGCATACCGATCTGGTGACTCAGCCTGCCCTGCAGATGCAGAAGCTGCTGCATGGTCGCATCGATATTGTCCCGTTACCGGCGATGGTGACGCTCTACGGGGCGCACCAGGGCGGCTATGCCGAGCGTATCGGCTATTTGCCCAAGCCGATCAAGAGCGAGGCTTATTTCAACACCTTCGTAAAAGGCTCGACCTATCCTGGGTTGGAGATGCTGGCCGAGCGTTACGACGAAGAGCTGCGGCGGATGAAGCAGGATGGCAGCCTGCTTGCCATTTACAGGCGCTACGGGCTGGAAGCGCATTACCCCTTCTGA
- a CDS encoding TM2 domain-containing protein: MDLRQDTHSKVIGYLLWIFGFLGAHRFYYGKPVTGTIWFLTLGLLFIGWIIDLFLIPSMDREADLRFNAGDTDYNVAWILLTFLGFFGVHRMYQGKWISGILYLLTFGFLGLGVLYDFWTLNEQVSLRNAMAARSAP, translated from the coding sequence ATGGATCTAAGACAGGACACTCACAGCAAGGTCATCGGCTATCTGCTGTGGATCTTCGGCTTCCTCGGCGCGCATCGGTTCTACTACGGCAAACCGGTCACCGGAACCATCTGGTTCCTGACTTTGGGCCTGCTGTTCATTGGCTGGATCATCGACCTGTTCCTCATCCCCAGCATGGATCGCGAGGCTGACCTGCGCTTCAACGCCGGTGATACCGACTACAACGTGGCCTGGATTCTGCTGACTTTCCTCGGTTTCTTCGGTGTGCACCGCATGTACCAGGGCAAGTGGATCAGCGGCATCCTCTACCTGCTGACCTTTGGCTTCCTCGGTCTGGGTGTGCTGTACGACTTCTGGACGCTCAATGAGCAGGTTTCTCTGCGCAACGCCATGGCCGCCCGCTCGGCGCCCTGA
- a CDS encoding PilT/PilU family type 4a pilus ATPase produces MEFEKLLRLMVEKGGSDLFITAGVPPSMKVNGKIMPVTKNPMSPEQTRETVHSVMNEQQRRDFAENHECNFAISARGVGRFRVSAFYQRNLAGMVLRRIETNIPTLDDLKLPEVLKKLALTKRGLVLFVGATGTGKSTSLAAMIGYRNKNSSGHIISIEDPIEYIHQHQSCIVTQREVGIDTESFEVALKNTLRQAPDVILIGEVRTRETMDHAVAFAETGHLCLATLHANNANQALDRIINFFPADRQNQVWMDLSLNLKAIVAQQLVPTPDGKGRRAVIEVLINTPLAADLIRKGEVHELKALMKRSTELGMQTFDQALYNLYTQGEITYEDALLYADSANDLRLMIKLGSETDGDHLTSMSQGLSLEVSEEDPGRRFR; encoded by the coding sequence ATGGAATTCGAAAAGCTGCTGCGTTTGATGGTGGAAAAAGGTGGTTCCGACCTGTTCATTACCGCCGGTGTACCGCCGTCGATGAAGGTCAACGGCAAGATCATGCCGGTGACCAAGAACCCGATGTCGCCGGAACAGACGCGGGAAACCGTGCACTCGGTGATGAACGAGCAGCAGCGCCGTGACTTCGCCGAGAACCACGAGTGCAACTTCGCCATCAGCGCCCGCGGCGTCGGTCGCTTCCGCGTCAGCGCCTTCTACCAGCGCAACCTGGCCGGCATGGTGCTGCGCCGTATCGAGACCAACATCCCGACCCTGGATGACCTCAAACTGCCGGAAGTGCTGAAGAAGCTGGCACTGACCAAGCGCGGCCTGGTGCTGTTCGTCGGTGCCACCGGTACCGGCAAGTCCACCTCGCTGGCGGCGATGATCGGCTACCGCAACAAGAACAGCAGCGGCCACATCATATCCATCGAAGACCCGATCGAATACATTCACCAGCACCAGAGCTGCATCGTCACCCAGCGCGAAGTGGGCATCGATACCGAGTCCTTCGAGGTGGCGCTGAAGAACACCCTGCGCCAGGCGCCGGACGTGATCCTGATTGGTGAGGTGCGTACCCGCGAGACCATGGACCACGCCGTGGCTTTCGCCGAAACCGGCCACCTGTGCCTGGCTACCCTGCACGCCAACAACGCCAACCAGGCGCTGGACCGGATCATCAACTTCTTCCCGGCTGACCGGCAGAATCAGGTGTGGATGGACCTGTCGCTGAACCTCAAGGCCATCGTCGCCCAGCAACTGGTGCCGACCCCGGATGGCAAGGGCCGCCGCGCGGTGATCGAGGTACTGATCAATACCCCGCTGGCCGCCGACCTGATCCGCAAGGGCGAGGTGCATGAGCTCAAGGCACTGATGAAGCGCTCCACCGAGCTGGGCATGCAGACCTTCGACCAGGCCCTGTACAACCTCTACACCCAGGGCGAGATCACCTACGAAGATGCGCTGCTCTACGCCGACTCGGCCAACGACCTGCGCCTGATGATCAAACTCGGTTCGGAAACCGACGGCGACCACCTGACCAGCATGAGCCAGGGGCTGTCGCTGGAGGTCAGTGAGGAAGATCCGGGGCGGCGCTTCCGTTGA
- the pilT gene encoding type IV pilus twitching motility protein PilT — MDITELLAFSAKQGASDLHLSAGLPPMIRVDGDVRRINLPALDHKQVHALIYDIMNDKQRKDYEEFLETDFSFEVPGVARFRVNAFNQNRGAGAVFRTIPSKVLTMEDLGMGEVFKKITDVPRGLVLVTGPTGSGKSTTLAAMIDHLNSNKYHHILTIEDPIEFVHESKKCLVNQREVHRDTHGFSEALRSALREDPDIILVGEMRDLETIRLALTAAETGHLVFGTLHTTSAAKTIDRVVDVFPAEEKSMVRSMLSESLQSVISQTLLKKIGGGRVAAHEIMIGTPAIRNLIREDKVAQMYSSIQTGASLGMQTLDMCLKGLVAKGLVSREAAREKAKSPENF, encoded by the coding sequence ATGGATATTACCGAGCTGTTGGCCTTCAGTGCCAAACAAGGCGCGTCGGACCTGCACCTCTCGGCGGGACTGCCGCCGATGATTCGGGTCGACGGCGACGTACGGCGGATCAACCTGCCGGCACTGGACCACAAACAGGTCCATGCGCTGATCTACGACATCATGAACGACAAGCAGCGCAAGGATTACGAGGAATTCCTCGAGACCGACTTCTCCTTCGAAGTGCCGGGCGTAGCGCGTTTCCGGGTCAACGCCTTCAACCAGAACCGCGGTGCCGGTGCGGTATTCCGGACCATTCCGTCGAAAGTGCTGACCATGGAAGACCTCGGCATGGGCGAGGTGTTCAAGAAGATCACCGACGTCCCGCGCGGCCTGGTCCTGGTCACCGGGCCGACCGGTTCGGGCAAGTCGACCACCCTGGCGGCGATGATCGACCACCTCAACAGCAACAAGTACCACCACATTCTGACCATCGAAGACCCGATCGAATTTGTGCACGAGTCGAAGAAGTGCCTGGTCAACCAGCGTGAAGTGCACCGCGACACCCACGGCTTCTCCGAAGCCCTGCGCTCGGCCCTGCGTGAAGACCCGGACATCATCCTGGTCGGCGAGATGCGTGACCTGGAGACCATCCGCCTGGCGCTGACCGCCGCGGAAACCGGCCACCTGGTATTCGGCACCCTGCACACCACCTCGGCGGCCAAGACCATCGACCGCGTGGTCGACGTATTCCCCGCCGAAGAAAAGTCCATGGTTCGCTCCATGCTCTCCGAATCGCTGCAGTCGGTGATCTCGCAGACCCTGCTGAAGAAGATCGGCGGCGGTCGCGTGGCGGCCCACGAGATCATGATCGGTACCCCGGCGATCCGTAACCTGATCCGCGAGGACAAGGTGGCGCAGATGTATTCGTCGATCCAGACCGGTGCCTCGCTGGGCATGCAGACCCTCGACATGTGCCTCAAGGGGCTGGTGGCCAAGGGCCTGGTCAGCCGCGAGGCGGCTCGCGAGAAGGCCAAGTCGCCGGAAAACTTCTAA
- a CDS encoding YggS family pyridoxal phosphate-dependent enzyme — MSTIAENIAKVRARIREAAQASQRDSAAIGLLAVSKTKPAQAVREAHAAGLRDFGENYLQEALGKQQELADLDLIWHFIGPIQSNKTKQIAEHFQWVHSVDRLKIAQRLSEQRPAHLPPLNICLQVNVSGEASKSGCTPDELPALAQAVTQLPQLRLRGLMTIPEPTDDAGEQHRAFARLRELRDDLNLGLDSLSMGMSHDLEAAIAEGATWVRIGTALFGARDYGQTQN, encoded by the coding sequence ATGTCCACGATAGCAGAGAATATTGCAAAGGTTCGCGCGCGTATCCGTGAGGCGGCGCAAGCCTCGCAGCGTGATTCGGCAGCTATCGGCCTGCTCGCGGTGAGCAAGACCAAGCCGGCGCAGGCCGTGCGCGAGGCGCATGCGGCCGGCCTCCGTGATTTTGGCGAGAACTACCTGCAGGAAGCCCTGGGCAAGCAGCAGGAGTTGGCCGATCTGGACTTGATCTGGCACTTCATCGGCCCCATTCAATCGAACAAGACCAAGCAGATCGCCGAGCACTTCCAGTGGGTGCACTCGGTGGATCGCCTGAAGATCGCCCAGCGCTTGTCCGAGCAGCGCCCGGCACACCTGCCACCGCTGAATATCTGCCTGCAGGTGAATGTCAGCGGCGAGGCCAGTAAATCCGGCTGTACCCCTGACGAACTGCCGGCACTGGCACAGGCGGTTACACAACTGCCGCAGCTGAGATTGCGCGGATTGATGACAATCCCCGAACCGACCGATGATGCTGGCGAACAACACCGCGCCTTTGCCCGCCTCCGCGAGCTGCGCGACGACCTGAACTTGGGCCTCGACAGCCTGTCGATGGGCATGAGTCACGACCTGGAAGCCGCCATCGCCGAAGGTGCCACCTGGGTACGGATCGGTACCGCCCTGTTTGGCGCCCGCGACTACGGCCAAACGCAGAATTGA
- the proC gene encoding pyrroline-5-carboxylate reductase: MNHPRIAFIGAGNMAASLIGGLLAQGTPASQIRASDPGAEQRAKVAAEYGIELFESNADAIAGADVVVLATKPQVLKGVCQTLAPNLADGQLIVSIAAGIGCASLANWLGPRPIVRCMPNTPALLRQGVSGLYANAEVSTAQRQLAEQLLSAVGLALWLDEEQQIDAVTAVSGSGPAYFFLLIEAMTAAGEQLGLPRSIAAQLTVQTALGAARMASESDVEAAELRRRVTSPNGTTEAAIKTFQAGGFEALVLQALDAAATRSAELATQLGQ; encoded by the coding sequence ATGAATCACCCACGAATTGCCTTTATTGGCGCCGGCAACATGGCCGCCAGTCTGATCGGCGGCCTGCTCGCCCAGGGCACCCCGGCCAGCCAGATCCGCGCCAGCGACCCGGGCGCCGAGCAACGGGCCAAGGTCGCCGCCGAGTACGGCATCGAGCTGTTCGAAAGCAATGCCGACGCCATCGCCGGCGCCGATGTGGTGGTCCTGGCGACCAAACCGCAGGTGCTCAAGGGCGTATGCCAGACTCTGGCGCCGAACCTGGCTGATGGCCAGTTGATCGTATCCATCGCCGCCGGTATCGGTTGCGCCAGCCTGGCCAACTGGCTGGGTCCGCGGCCGATCGTGCGCTGCATGCCGAATACTCCCGCACTGCTGCGCCAGGGCGTCAGCGGCCTGTACGCCAACGCCGAGGTCTCCACCGCACAGCGCCAGCTGGCCGAGCAACTGCTCAGCGCCGTGGGCCTGGCCCTGTGGCTCGACGAGGAACAGCAGATCGACGCGGTCACCGCCGTCTCCGGCAGTGGCCCAGCTTATTTCTTCCTGCTGATCGAGGCGATGACCGCCGCTGGCGAGCAACTCGGCCTGCCCCGCTCCATCGCCGCCCAGCTGACCGTGCAGACCGCCCTCGGCGCCGCGCGCATGGCTAGCGAGAGCGATGTGGAGGCTGCCGAACTACGCCGCCGGGTCACTTCACCCAACGGCACTACCGAAGCAGCGATCAAGACCTTCCAGGCTGGTGGTTTCGAAGCTCTGGTACTGCAGGCCCTGGATGCCGCCGCCACGCGTTCGGCCGAACTCGCCACGCAACTGGGTCAATAA
- a CDS encoding YggT family protein, whose product MYGFTEALRYIIQTLGSLYLLIVLLRFILQLVRADFYNPLSQFALKATQPLLKPLRRIIPGLGGLDLASLVLALLVQLLLMVVIILIYGANPLAYGLQLLVWTVIAVTSLFLKIFFFAMIISVILSWVAPGSYNPGAQLVNQICEPLLAPFRKLIPNLGGLDISPIFAFIALNLLDRFVIGNLAVMSDMPTILRTFM is encoded by the coding sequence ATGTACGGATTCACGGAAGCCCTCAGATATATCATCCAGACCCTCGGCAGCCTGTACCTGCTGATCGTGCTACTGCGCTTCATCCTGCAACTGGTGCGCGCCGACTTCTACAATCCGCTCAGCCAATTCGCCCTTAAAGCCACCCAGCCGCTGCTCAAGCCGCTACGGCGGATCATTCCAGGCCTGGGTGGCCTGGATCTGGCCTCTCTGGTGCTGGCGCTGCTGGTGCAACTGCTGCTGATGGTGGTGATTATCCTCATCTACGGGGCCAATCCACTCGCCTATGGCCTGCAGCTGCTGGTGTGGACGGTGATCGCAGTGACTTCGCTGTTCCTGAAGATCTTCTTCTTCGCCATGATCATCAGCGTGATCCTCTCCTGGGTCGCCCCCGGCAGCTACAACCCAGGCGCACAGCTGGTCAACCAGATCTGCGAGCCGCTGCTGGCGCCGTTCCGCAAGCTGATCCCGAACCTGGGCGGTCTGGATATCTCGCCAATCTTCGCCTTCATCGCACTGAACCTGCTGGACCGTTTCGTGATCGGCAACCTCGCCGTCATGAGCGACATGCCGACCATTCTCCGCACGTTCATGTAA
- a CDS encoding DUF167 domain-containing protein, with product MTWFRWDGDDLLLDCHLQPKASKDEFAGLHGERLKIRLTAPPMEGKANAQLLTFLGKAFGVAKSQVSLESGELNRQKRVRIRAPQRLPELPGLTARSP from the coding sequence ATGACCTGGTTCCGCTGGGACGGCGACGACCTGCTGCTCGACTGCCATCTGCAGCCCAAGGCCAGCAAGGACGAATTCGCCGGCCTGCATGGTGAGCGGTTGAAAATCCGCCTCACCGCGCCACCGATGGAAGGCAAGGCCAATGCCCAGCTGCTGACCTTTCTCGGCAAGGCCTTCGGCGTGGCCAAGAGTCAGGTCAGCCTGGAAAGCGGGGAGTTGAACCGGCAGAAGCGCGTACGCATTCGTGCCCCGCAGCGCCTGCCCGAGCTGCCCGGACTGACCGCTCGGTCGCCTTGA
- a CDS encoding dynamin-like GTPase family protein, with protein MSMERLSQQVDAYVTWKRELMREITRYRSWLVHNRLGSEAVDTRLERALRLLRTDHITLAFVGEFSRGKTELINSLFFSEYGQRMLPSHAGRTTMCPTELFFDPRSERSYIRLLPIETRTAAASVAQFKRIPGNWVNIPLDISDPDNMVQAFAQVAKTKPMPVEQAIQLGFHPDMLESAGKPGLVLVPAWRHAMVNFDHPLLRQGLRILDTPGLNALGSEPELTLSMLPSAQAIIFLLAADTGVTASDMAIWQQHIRQLDEETQASLFAVLNKIDVLWDDLAGEEFVQQAIGQIRHATARQLGISADNVLPLSAKQAMLAKVRKDEALLERSQLGDLENLLCERIVAQKERLLEERVVNQVLALLNNSQHVLNLRLEKVREQQELLSTHQQDNGQMLFELTAKTKEDHSQHHKRLLGLKTNQRLLRRQGDLLRSAVRPDKLDEHLATVRQGLSGSWTTFGINQSILQFFQAVETDLGNLAQEAGMANKMVAAIYRRHNEENPLHGVDAPQFNSQRYLRELKQLQAKADQFRLHLKTLLSEQKVLTRRFFATLVQEVIGLHQRLRNEAEQWANDALMPLMQHTLEHKQLLETHMLRLKALAQDTQQARQRGQQLARYIGELETQLAQANEMLRALRRPAPIQRQGKVVTLPGVIRQQGAGEHA; from the coding sequence ATGAGCATGGAACGTCTCAGTCAACAGGTCGACGCCTACGTCACCTGGAAGCGCGAGTTGATGCGCGAAATCACCCGCTACCGTAGCTGGCTGGTGCACAACCGCCTCGGTTCGGAAGCGGTCGATACGCGCCTGGAGCGTGCCCTGCGCCTGTTGCGCACCGATCACATCACCCTGGCCTTCGTCGGCGAGTTTTCTCGCGGCAAGACCGAGCTGATCAACAGCCTGTTCTTCTCCGAATACGGTCAGCGCATGCTGCCGTCGCACGCCGGGCGCACCACCATGTGTCCCACCGAGCTGTTCTTCGATCCACGCTCGGAACGCTCCTATATCCGCCTGCTGCCGATCGAAACGCGCACCGCCGCGGCCAGCGTGGCGCAGTTCAAGCGCATTCCCGGCAACTGGGTAAACATCCCGCTGGACATCAGCGACCCGGACAACATGGTGCAGGCCTTCGCCCAGGTGGCGAAAACCAAACCCATGCCGGTGGAGCAGGCGATCCAGCTCGGCTTCCACCCGGACATGCTGGAAAGCGCCGGCAAACCCGGCCTGGTGCTGGTGCCGGCGTGGCGCCATGCCATGGTCAACTTCGACCACCCGCTGCTGCGCCAGGGCCTGCGCATCCTCGACACGCCCGGCCTGAACGCCCTCGGCAGCGAACCGGAACTGACCCTGTCGATGCTGCCCAGCGCCCAGGCGATCATCTTCCTGCTGGCTGCCGACACCGGCGTCACCGCCAGCGACATGGCGATCTGGCAGCAGCATATCCGCCAGCTCGACGAAGAAACCCAGGCCAGCCTGTTCGCCGTGCTGAACAAGATCGACGTGCTGTGGGACGACCTCGCCGGCGAGGAGTTCGTGCAGCAGGCCATCGGCCAGATCCGGCATGCCACCGCGCGCCAGCTGGGCATTTCCGCCGATAACGTGCTGCCGCTGTCGGCCAAGCAGGCGATGCTGGCCAAGGTACGCAAGGACGAGGCCTTGCTCGAACGCAGCCAGCTCGGCGACCTGGAGAACCTGCTGTGCGAACGCATCGTCGCGCAGAAGGAGCGCCTGCTCGAAGAGCGCGTGGTCAATCAGGTCCTGGCCCTGCTCAACAACAGCCAGCACGTGCTCAACCTGCGCCTGGAGAAGGTTCGTGAACAGCAGGAGCTGCTCTCCACGCACCAGCAGGACAATGGCCAGATGCTCTTCGAGCTGACCGCCAAGACCAAGGAAGACCACAGCCAGCACCACAAACGCCTGCTCGGCCTGAAGACCAACCAGCGCCTGCTCCGGCGCCAGGGCGATCTGTTGCGCAGCGCCGTGCGCCCGGACAAGCTCGACGAGCACCTGGCCACCGTGCGCCAGGGCCTCAGCGGCAGCTGGACCACCTTCGGCATCAACCAGTCGATCCTGCAGTTTTTCCAGGCGGTGGAAACCGACCTGGGCAACCTGGCCCAGGAAGCCGGAATGGCCAACAAGATGGTCGCCGCCATCTACCGCCGGCACAACGAGGAGAACCCGCTGCACGGGGTCGACGCGCCGCAGTTCAACAGCCAGCGCTACCTGCGCGAGCTGAAGCAGCTGCAGGCCAAGGCCGACCAGTTCCGCCTGCACCTGAAGACCCTGCTCAGCGAGCAGAAAGTCCTGACCCGACGCTTCTTCGCCACCCTGGTGCAGGAAGTCATCGGCCTGCACCAGCGCCTGCGCAACGAGGCCGAGCAATGGGCCAACGACGCGCTGATGCCGCTGATGCAGCACACCCTGGAACACAAGCAGCTGCTGGAAACCCATATGCTGCGCCTCAAGGCCCTGGCCCAGGACACCCAGCAGGCCCGTCAGCGCGGCCAGCAACTGGCGCGCTATATCGGTGAACTGGAAACCCAGCTGGCTCAGGCCAACGAAATGCTTCGCGCCCTGCGCCGACCGGCACCGATCCAGCGCCAGGGCAAGGTCGTCACCCTGCCCGGGGTGATCCGCCAGCAGGGCGCTGGCGAGCACGCCTAA
- a CDS encoding homoserine O-acetyltransferase, translating into MPTAFPQDSVGLVTPQTAHFADPLALVCGRSLADYQLIYETYGTLNATASNAVLICHALSGHHHAAGYHSPDERKPGWWDSCIGPGKPIDTDKFFVVSLNNLGGCNGSTGPASLNPATGKVFGADFPVLTVEDWVHSQARLADLLGIQQWAAVVGGSLGGMQALQWAISYPERIRHCLCIASAPKLSAQNIAFNEVARQAILTDPEFHGGHFQEQGVIPKRGLMLARMVGHITYLSDDAMGEKFGRGLKSEKLNYDFHSVEFQVESYLRYQGEEFSGRFDANTYLLMTKALDYFDPAATHGDDLAKTLAGVKADFCVMSFTTDWRFSPARSREIVDALLAAKKNISYLEIDAPQGHDAFLIPIPRYLQAFGGYMKRIEV; encoded by the coding sequence ATGCCGACAGCCTTCCCACAAGATTCCGTCGGTCTGGTCACACCGCAGACTGCCCACTTCGCCGACCCGCTCGCGCTGGTCTGCGGGCGCAGCCTGGCCGACTACCAGTTGATCTACGAGACCTACGGCACGCTGAACGCCACGGCCAGCAATGCCGTGCTGATCTGCCACGCGCTGTCCGGCCATCACCACGCCGCTGGCTACCACAGCCCGGACGAGCGCAAGCCGGGCTGGTGGGACAGCTGCATCGGCCCCGGCAAACCGATCGATACCGACAAGTTCTTCGTCGTCAGCCTGAACAACCTCGGCGGCTGCAATGGCTCCACCGGGCCGGCCAGCCTCAACCCGGCCACCGGCAAGGTGTTCGGCGCCGACTTCCCGGTACTCACCGTGGAAGACTGGGTACACAGCCAGGCGCGCCTGGCCGACCTGCTCGGCATCCAGCAGTGGGCCGCAGTGGTCGGCGGCAGCCTCGGTGGCATGCAGGCCCTGCAGTGGGCCATCAGCTACCCCGAGCGTATCCGTCACTGCCTGTGCATCGCCTCGGCGCCCAAGCTGTCGGCGCAGAACATCGCCTTCAACGAAGTGGCGCGCCAGGCCATCCTCACCGACCCGGAATTCCACGGCGGGCACTTCCAGGAACAGGGCGTGATCCCCAAGCGCGGCCTGATGCTGGCACGCATGGTCGGCCACATCACCTACCTGTCGGATGACGCCATGGGCGAGAAATTCGGCAGAGGCCTGAAGAGCGAGAAGCTCAACTACGACTTCCATAGTGTCGAGTTCCAGGTCGAGAGCTACCTGCGTTACCAGGGCGAAGAGTTCTCCGGGCGTTTCGACGCCAATACCTACCTGCTGATGACTAAGGCGCTGGACTACTTCGACCCGGCCGCCACCCACGGTGACGACCTGGCCAAGACCCTGGCCGGGGTCAAGGCCGACTTCTGTGTGATGTCCTTCACCACCGACTGGCGCTTCTCGCCGGCGCGCTCGCGGGAAATCGTCGATGCCCTGCTGGCGGCGAAGAAGAACATCAGCTACCTGGAAATCGATGCGCCGCAGGGTCACGACGCCTTTCTCATCCCGATCCCGCGCTACCTGCAGGCCTTCGGCGGTTACATGAAACGGATCGAGGTATAA
- the metW gene encoding methionine biosynthesis protein MetW, whose amino-acid sequence MRADLEIIQEWIPAGSRVLDLGCGDGELLAWLHEHKQVSGYGLEIDGDKIATCIERGVNVIEQDLDEGLGNFASNSFDVVVMTQSLQALRYPDKVLAEMLRVGRTCIITFPNFGHWHCRWYLTTKGRMPVSEFLPYTWYNTPNIHFCTFADFERLCLQLGARVEERLAVDHEHRHSLGSKLWPNLMGEIGIYRVSGPGLADHRVAV is encoded by the coding sequence ATGCGCGCTGATCTGGAAATCATTCAGGAGTGGATTCCCGCCGGTAGCCGCGTGCTCGACCTCGGCTGTGGCGACGGCGAACTGCTGGCCTGGCTGCATGAGCACAAGCAGGTCAGCGGCTATGGCCTGGAAATCGACGGCGACAAGATCGCCACCTGCATCGAGCGCGGGGTCAACGTGATCGAACAGGACCTCGATGAGGGCCTGGGCAACTTCGCCAGCAACAGCTTCGATGTGGTGGTGATGACCCAGTCGCTGCAGGCTCTGCGCTACCCGGACAAGGTGCTGGCGGAGATGCTGCGGGTCGGCAGAACCTGCATCATCACCTTCCCCAACTTCGGCCACTGGCACTGTCGCTGGTACCTGACCACCAAGGGCCGCATGCCGGTATCGGAGTTCCTGCCGTACACCTGGTACAACACGCCGAACATCCACTTCTGTACCTTCGCCGACTTCGAGCGCCTGTGCCTGCAGCTGGGCGCCCGCGTCGAAGAGCGCCTGGCGGTGGACCATGAACATCGCCACAGCCTGGGCAGCAAGCTATGGCCTAATCTGATGGGTGAGATCGGCATTTATCGCGTCAGCGGCCCCGGCCTGGCCGATCACCGTGTAGCCGTCTAA
- a CDS encoding DUF4426 domain-containing protein gives MPRLASLLLCLLVALPAFAERKQTFGELDVHYSVFNSSFLQPDIAAAAGLTRSKTGGVVNVAALKAGKGVPAQVSGQIKNLLGQTSTLSFKQVLESGAVYYLAEFPLREREILTFSLSVQVGDSTPHSFTFNQEVFPDE, from the coding sequence ATGCCTCGCCTCGCTTCCTTGCTGCTCTGCCTGCTCGTCGCCCTGCCCGCCTTTGCCGAACGCAAACAGACCTTCGGCGAGCTGGATGTGCATTACAGCGTGTTCAATTCCAGCTTCCTGCAGCCCGATATCGCCGCCGCAGCCGGCCTGACCCGCAGCAAGACCGGCGGTGTAGTCAATGTCGCCGCGCTCAAGGCCGGCAAGGGCGTGCCGGCCCAGGTCAGCGGCCAGATCAAGAACCTGCTGGGCCAGACCAGCACCCTGAGTTTCAAGCAGGTGCTGGAAAGCGGCGCGGTCTACTACCTGGCCGAATTCCCGCTGCGCGAGCGGGAAATCCTCACCTTCAGCCTCAGCGTGCAGGTCGGCGACAGCACGCCGCACAGCTTTACCTTCAACCAGGAAGTGTTTCCGGACGAATGA